The following are from one region of the Aspergillus chevalieri M1 DNA, chromosome 1, nearly complete sequence genome:
- a CDS encoding uncharacterized protein (COG:T;~EggNog:ENOG410PNWH), with translation MSINWVMLKDQHGFVHLPNEQLLFKSPARTGFSLQPLGSYKGSDSISFQSSGGHIYLTNQRVVYLPSQSTEEFQSFSVPLLNVRDSHVSAPFFGPNVWQALIQPVSGGGIPPSLPAVQVKATFKEGGAFDFQNQLERIKERLQQAMEFSSESTRGVQEVNLSGVHLDELPAYDGPQDGRSAGHSHEGSISTSHNSHAPPYSGPEPAEPPPGYEEVQQQSVANELEERLRRAG, from the exons ATGTCAATCAA TTGGGTTATGCTAAAGGACCAACATGGTTTCGTCCATCTCCCAAATGAGCAGCTACTTTTCAAGTCGCCTGCACGGACTGGCTTCTCGTTACAACCACTCGGTTCATATAAGGGCAGTGACTCGATATCTTTTCAAAGCAGTGGAGGCCATATCTATCTTACCAATCAGCGA GTTGTCTATCTTCCTAGCCAGAGCACTGAAGAGTTTCAATCCTTTTCTGTTCCGCTTCTGAATGTTCGTGATTCTCATGTCTCTGCTCCCTTCTTTGGGCCAAATGTCTGGCAGGCTCTTATCCAGCCGGTTTCTGGGGGTGGGATCCCGCCGTCGCTGCCTGCCGTACAGGTAAAAGCTACTTTCAAAGAAGGCGGAGCGTTTGACTTTCAGAACCAGCTCGAACGAATTAAAGAGCGCTTACAGCAGGCTATGGAGTTTTCTTCGGAAAGTACTCGAGGGGTTCAAGAAGTTAATCTGTCTGGTGTCCATCTGGACGAGTTACCAGCCTACGACGGTCCGCAAGATGGGCGCAGCGCCGGTCATAGCCACGAGGGATCAATATCTACATCGCATAACAGCCACGCTCCTCCATACTCTGGTCCTGAACCCGCGGAGCCGCCGCCGGGATATGAGGAAGTGCAGCAACAAAGCGTTGCGAATGAGCTGGAGGAGAGACTGCGTCGCGCTGGCTAG
- a CDS encoding cytochrome b-c1 complex subunit 6 family protein (COG:C;~EggNog:ENOG410PRZT;~InterPro:IPR003422,IPR023184,IPR036811;~PFAM:PF02320;~go_function: GO:0008121 - ubiquinol-cytochrome-c reductase activity [Evidence IEA];~go_process: GO:0006122 - mitochondrial electron transport, ubiquinol to cytochrome c [Evidence IEA]) — MGITDFFSDMISSLGLPEAQAEAPAENVEQSNDQEAEPEEKSAESTEEPAEEPAEEPAEEEPEQEEEEEEEEEEEEEEEEPEDIKPQLEEECANSSQCAPYKHHYDECVERVTRQQEDEDYNGPAEDCVEEFFHLTHCATQCAAPKLFKALK; from the exons ATGGGTATCACCGACTTTTTCTCCGACATGATCTCCTCCCTGGGTCTCCCCGAGGCCCAGGCTGAGGCTCCCGCCGAGAACGTCGAGCAGTCCAACGACCAGGAGGCCGAGCCCGAAGAGAAGTCCGCTGAGAGCACCGAGGAACCTGCTGAGGAGCCTGCTGAGGAGCCTGCTGAGGAGGAGCCTGagcaggaagaagaggaggaagaggaggaggaagaggaagaggaggaagaggagccCGAGGACATCAAGCCCCAGCTGGAGGAGG AGTGCGCCAACTCCTCCCAGTGCGCCCCCTACAAGCACCACTACGATGAGTGCGTTGAGCGTGTGACCCGGCAgcaggaggacgaggactaCAATGGCCCCGCCGAGGACTGCGTTGAGGAGT TCTTCCACCTCACCCACTGCGCTACCCAGTGTGCCGCTCCCAAGCTCTTCAAGGCCCTCAAATAA